The DNA sequence GCCGCCGGGTTAGCGCTCTCGCGCACCGAATACAAAGCAGAAGTAGAGCGTTCGGTCGAACCGATTGCCTACACGATCTTTGTCCCCGTCTTCTTCGTTAACATCGGATTATCGGTAACGTTTGAAGGGTTAGGCGACCAAATATGGTTCATCGTCGGAATGACAATTTTGGCCATTTTGACGAAGTTGATCGGTTGCGGCTTAGGCGCCCGCATGACTGGCTTCAACACGAGTTCCTCGATCGCGATCGGTTCTGGGATGATCTCGCGCGGGGAAGTGGCGCTCATTATCGCCCAACTCGGATTGACAGCAAAAATTTTACCCGTCGAATACTATACGGCGATGATCATTGTAGTTATTTTAACGACGATCGTGACACCGCCGATGTTGAAAAAAACGTTCGTTTAACGTTCGTTTAGAGAAACGACGACAAATCAATCGAACCACTACATGTCGACCGGACAATGTTACGCCAAACAAAATATGCGCCTCCGCACAGGACGTTGGCACGCGATCGTTACAACATCCTGCTTCGGAGGCGCATTGTCGTTCAATAAGTTCCTACCCGCCTAACGCTAACTACTCCTGATCGCCTTCCGCTTGAAGCTGACGAAGGAGAAACGGAACCACACGCTGTTAATTAACAGAAGCGCTGCTGTCACTAAAAACAACCCTTCAATACCGATCCAGTTAGCCACGTACCCACCAGTAATCGGTCCAAGCATGTTCCCGAGAGCCACGGCGCTGTTACTGTAGCCGTAAGCAGCACTTTCTTTCCCTTCCGGCGCGTGACGACTAATGAGTGAGTTGAGCGCCGGCAAGAGGCCGCCGATAAACAACCCTAACATGAAGCGCCAAATAAGCAATTCCCATACAGAACTGACAAAGGCGTGTGGAATGGAGAACAGACCCGCGCCGATTAAAGCAGCCATAAGGACGTACTGTGAACCGTACTTATCCCCTAATTTTCCGAGCTGTGGGGCGGCCATAATGTTCGCGAGCCCTGTGACTGCAGTGACAAGACCGGCAAAAAAGACGACATACCCGCCCGGGGCACCGAGTTCTAGGACGAACAGCGACATGAGCGGCGACGGACCCATCATCGCGAATTGGATGAGAAAAGCAACAGTAAACAGTGGCACGAGTGATTTGTTGTGCAAAATGAGGGCCGCATCGGCACGTACACTCGCTCTTTTCACTTTTGACGGATCCGGCTTATGCAATTCTGTGACCTTGAATAAGACGACCATCGTCGCGGCCAAGATGACGAATCCCGTTATGGTGAAAATTGCGCGGAAACCGATCCACTCCGCAAGTAAACCACCGAATAGCGGCCCCATAATCGAACCAGACACCCCGCCCGCTTGTAAAATGCCGAGGGCATACCCGACGCGGTGTTTCGGTGTATTCGTAGCGGTTAAGGCGATCGCCGCAGGCATAAAGCCGGAAATGAGTCCGTTGACGAAACGCAACAGCAACAAATGAACAGGGGATGTCGCCAACCCCATGAGGACGATTGTAATCGACATCCCGATCCCGGAGCGGATGACCATTAATTTTCGACCGTACTTATCGGCCAGTGTCCCCCAAATTGGCGAGACGAGAAAAGCCGAGAAAAAGTTAATCCCAAAAATAAAACCTGCCCAGATTTGCACTTTATCCGGGTCAGTGACACCTAAATCACGCAAGTAGAGCGGCAAGAAGGGGATGACCATCGTAACCCCGGCCATCACTAAAAATTGCGCTACGGCTAAAATCCATACATTTCGCCGCCATGAATCCATCAATTGTACATCTCCTTTAAGTCGTTCCCACTTCTACCAGTCATTCGTGCCGGTAATATTTCGCCTATCGAAATTTATCTTCAAATGAAACAGCCTGCTTCTGCAGACTGTCCTATTGTTGTCCTATGAGCGTCAGCCATGGTTGATCGA is a window from the Numidum massiliense genome containing:
- a CDS encoding MFS transporter — translated: MDSWRRNVWILAVAQFLVMAGVTMVIPFLPLYLRDLGVTDPDKVQIWAGFIFGINFFSAFLVSPIWGTLADKYGRKLMVIRSGIGMSITIVLMGLATSPVHLLLLRFVNGLISGFMPAAIALTATNTPKHRVGYALGILQAGGVSGSIMGPLFGGLLAEWIGFRAIFTITGFVILAATMVVLFKVTELHKPDPSKVKRASVRADAALILHNKSLVPLFTVAFLIQFAMMGPSPLMSLFVLELGAPGGYVVFFAGLVTAVTGLANIMAAPQLGKLGDKYGSQYVLMAALIGAGLFSIPHAFVSSVWELLIWRFMLGLFIGGLLPALNSLISRHAPEGKESAAYGYSNSAVALGNMLGPITGGYVANWIGIEGLFLVTAALLLINSVWFRFSFVSFKRKAIRSS